The Falco biarmicus isolate bFalBia1 chromosome 1, bFalBia1.pri, whole genome shotgun sequence DNA segment TGTGGTCTGGAAGGAAAAGCCACCAGAGAAGGATGCTGCAGGTGTTTCTGAAGTGGGTGACTTGCTCAGGCTGCTGAATTCAAAGATAGAGAGGGCAGCACAGGTCCCTGAGgggtccctgctgccagggcactgcCACCCCCACCACAAAGGGgggggcacagctctgccaggtgCTGACACTGTCTGTCGTGGCAAAGCGCTCCCCAAAAGCGGCCCCCCaccaaaggcagcagcacctcATCCCCCTGCCTGTGCAAGCAAAATGtctctgtgaaaacagaatCCTTCTGCTTCAGAGCCTCACTACTTCAATTCAACCCTCTCTTCTCATACTCGGTTCATCTTGCATCGTTATCTGCTTAATATGGTGAGGTTTTTTACACTTACAGTGTCAGAAAGCCACTACAGCTCAATCCTAGCTTTCCTGAGCTCTCATCAGCCACCTTAATTCTGTTCCCTGAGCATCTCAGCCTTTTtgcctccccctctcccttccttcttctgctttttggggCAGTTTTCAAGGCAGCATCCTTGTCTCTTTGCGTTGCCTTAAGCTCAGTCACCAATACCCATCCTTCCCTCGCTTACCTGTCTATGCCAGTGCcgcctcctcctcttccttggTTCCCTGGGGCCACCACGCACCCTGGAGCCCACTCCTGCCCATCCTACCCCAgggaggggctgcagcctgcagcagagctcctgctctgcagcactgccccCAAACCCACCTGAGCCATTTAACAACTCCACCTGCACCTCCACCTGGgaccccttccctccctgcaagACGCGGCACCACCCTCTGCCGTTCTCATTTCAGCTTTGGAGCTTTAATTCAAAAATAACATAAAGTCAATAAAACCGAATGTGCTCCCACAGGAGGCCCCATACGGACACGCTCCCTGCCCTGCGGCCGAGCGAGGTGCCACTCCGTCAAGCAGCGTGGGGGTGGGATGCAGGGGCACCCACGCTCCTGCAGCTGCGAGGGCTCTCTCCTCGCTGCTCCCAGCGCACAGCCACAAATCCTCAGCAAAGGAATCATCAGCGGGAAAGCAGCCGGAACGCCGGACCCCCCACTACTCCCCTTTGCCCGGGAGGGTTCCCCAGGGAGGTCCTCTCCAGCCACCACGTCCCTGCACAGCCCATAGGCGTTTCCGCAACGGGCGTTTAACGGAGCGCCTTTGCACAGCtggtgccctgcctgcccccgcCCGGCTCCGACGTGTTTGTCTGGCCTGTCTGGGTGCCAGGGGGGAGGTGTGTGGCTGCCAAGCGCCAAGCAGCCCTCCCCTCCGTGCCCCGGGACTCCCTGCCCCTGTGTGACAAGGGAGCGGCAGTCTCAGCACGGTGGGaggagcaaaaagaaaaaacagggaagcatttacattttgaagaaagGGATGGTGGCATTAATAATTGATGGGATAGTTTTCACATCAGAATTACACGGTTACACAGAACTTAAGTATTACACACAAGGAATATGATGGAATAAGTATGTTACTATGTCCAGCACGCAGATGATGCCATGAAGCGCGTTACCTGCACCCAACACCAAAGAGATACAGGCTGTGGCATTGCATTTTTATTGACTATTGCCAAGAGGTGGCAAAGGTGTTGGTGGCTCTCCTAGCCattcctgcagctccccagcattTACAGAATGGCCCAGGCACATCTCTGCCATCAGACACAGCCTGCTGCCATACGGCTGACCCTTGATGCCTGGTAGTACACAGAGAGGAAAGGGCATGTTGAATTCTGCTGTAAGAGGGAAGAAAGCTTGTAAAAAGCCTCCAAGTGATTTGCTCGTTACTTTtttgcaggcagcagaagcGTGGCTGAGCTGACCCCATCTGAGACACTGGTATCTGCTCCCATGAGGTGACGAGCGGCCTCGAAGGAGGAACCGACAGCTGGCGGGATTGCCTCAGTCACCTGTGCCAAGGGTTAAAAGGCAAAGGTGTTTCTCTGCAGGAGGATTAGGGGCAGGACCCCACCAGCCTCCCACAACGAAGGAGGTGCTCCCCCACCACCAGATAGCGAGATTAATAGCAGCACACAGTGAAAATgcagctgagcagtgctcatTGCCCCACAGGCACACTGTGCCCTttgcaggcagggctgagcatGGACTtgcccctcctctccccaagTACAAGTGCGATGCATCCCTGCGTGGATGGAGGCTGTGGTGTggaacaggcagctgcctggagaAGCCTCCACCACACGATCATCCCTTGAGTGCCCCCAAATCTACAGCTCCATGGCACCACCAGTGCCGTTGGAATGGCTGATGAGAATAAAACGGATCCTAAGGTCCACACAGCCACATTTCACCGATAACCAGGGTCACAGAGCTGCATTTTGTTACGTACGGGCACATGCACAAACGAACAATACAGTGCAGGTTGCTGTGCTTTACCTCTGCTGCCCACTCCTATCGAGAcgcctgccagcagcactcaACATGCTGTGCTTTAGCTCTGAAGTAATTTTGCAGGTAGAAAACCTCACCTCCGTTCTTCAGCAACACCACTTCAGCCACAAGCGATTTCCATAGTTCTGTACCACAGTGCTTGCTGAAGTAAAGCCGAGCCACACGTACCTACCGAGCCACCCTTGTCCCAGGAGACGCCTGACTTTTTCCTGGATCTCAGCCTTTATGTGCTCTGGGTGCTCCCTGGCAAACAACCTTTGCACCCCCTGACTCAGAGACCAGATGCCAGCTTAGGTGCTGCTTTGCATAATTGCAGCTTCCCTGCAgaaggctgctggctgcaaccttgctgctgcttcagccaggctcctgctgcccctcccGCCTTTCCCCACCTGCATCCCACAGGCCCAGAGCCCCGGGGGGACACTGCGCTGTTGGTAGCAGTTTTCAGAGAAGGATGGTTTCCTTTcaggctcctgctctgccttaAGTGACCTGATGCTGGAGGTGCAGTGCCTTCCCTTCGTTAAACCTGAGCATCAGCAAGCACCGACAAAATCATACCACTTTGTGCTGGGATGAGGCGGCAGCATGGtgtttctctctccccctctctgctttcctggccTTTACCTCTCTTAggctgaaaaatgcagttttctgtatttccagggATCATCCACAGAATTGTCTGGTCTGTCTGGGGCTTAGGCAGGTGGGAGTGCCGCTGTACGGACCACCCCACAGCGCTGACAGAGCCTCCGCTGCCCCTTACCAGGTCTCTGgtgaaggcagaaaggaaaaaaaaccacccataTTTTCCTCGGAGAAAGAGAAGCTGGAGGAGATTTGTAGGGATCAAAAATCCTTTAGCATCTCTCCAAGAGTGAGGGAGAGAGGCTGGATGTAACGACTGCCTTTGGATGGAGAGCATACCACTAACAGCCCAGCGCCCGCAGGcgtgctctgcctgcctgtggccAGGTGGCCAGGAGGCAGTGGCGCTGGCCCATGGAGAAGACATGGCCAACCCACAGCCCAACCAGGTCTTTAATCACAGGAGAGTGGGAGTTCTTGTTGGGGGTCCCCAAGGGAGCACGTCTCTGCAATGCAGGAAGTGGGCTGGTGCCAGGCAGCCAAAAATCCCGGTGGCTTTATGTTCAGAGAGGTAGGAGTGatcagcagcaccaggcagccaCTTGGGccactgcagcagggacagctctGAGTGTGGCCTGCAGCCATTACCTACCTGCAGGAAGCCCAGAAGTCACTTTTCCGAGTCTTACAACTTGCATGAGCAACATCGACTCCTCCCGTCTATCAAACATCCTTTCTAGAAGCTGAGCAAGTATCAAAACACTAGTGAGAACCTCCCTCTGCAGCGAGCGCAGGGAAATCTTAGCTGCACAAGGGGCTGCTGAGATGGACAGAGCAGGAGAAGGACGGCTGCTCTCAGGTGGTGCAAGAGTGACACATACACAGGCAGGAAGACAAATTCTGCTGTTTATTCATATTACCCAGGGAAGGGGGAGTCAACCGCAAAGACAACCCCCCCGCGGGGTGTTTTCCcaagggccagggcagcagtgACTCCTGCCCACAGCGGCTCGGCAGGGTGCAGCGAGGATGGCAGCATCTGCAAGGGGACAGGAGAGGAGGGTCAGGAAGCATGGCCGTGCCTCACCACACCGTGTGTGTGTCCCCAGTCCTGCCCCCACAGTCCTACACAAGGTTCCCAGCAACGTTTCGCTGTGGGACAGGTCACTCTTGTCACCTGCCCATGGCCATTTCCCCAGGGCAGCAACCCTGTGCCTTAGGTCAGGTGTTGGCAGGAGGGACCCCAGGAAGCTGCTCGGCTGTGTGAGGCAGCAGCTTGACAAACCAGTGTCAGCACACCCAGCTTACCAGAATATGCCTATCTCCCTCCTCCGGTTGATGTCTCTCTTAATTTGGCAGACGGAGCACACGGGGCACCACAGGGTGATACAGAAGTCAGAGCAAATGGACCCCTGTTAGGAAGAAATTGGTTAGCGATGGAGGCTCCCCAAAAGCCACATTTCATCCAAGGAATGTTAATTACATTCCACTCTGTGTGCCCTTTGTTTCCTGAGCAGCAGGCAGTaaaaactgggggtggggggtggggatgtTGAACCCACAGCcaggggaaaggagggggaaagccctctctgcaggctgcaggtaGCTGTGTATCTTTCAGCATCTGAGGTTGAGACCTGGGAGGGGAAATGCACACAAAAAGAGTCAGTTTGGGTAAACTGGACTTGGGCCACCATGATTTGCACTGGGGACGGCACTAGCCCACCATGGGAAGAAACCACTTCACATATGTACAGTGTGTGAATGTCCACCTTTCTCCTGCATCTGATTACAGGTGTTTATCTGTTCAACTGACTTAATCTGTTCTTTAGTCTGCCCACCTTTATCTCAAATCTTTCCCATCTTTCAGAGCTTGGGGATGCCATGGGGAAGCAGTGGCTGAGGCTCTGCGAGCCGCTGTGGCTGGCGGCAGCTGGCGGCAGGCCATGTGCTCCCGGTGCGGGGTGCGGGGAAGGAGCTGCGTCTTGATTAACGCTTGTTGTTGGACACCAGCCCAGGGATCAGTATGGCCAAGGGCATTCCAACCACTGTCCTGCGCTCCTGACATCAGTCGGGATATGAAAGTGAAACTCAGGGCGAGCGGGGAGTGCTGCTGCCCCACGCTCATCACTGAtgtggggagagagaggggggaCTCGGGGCACCTTGACTTTGAACCTCACAGCACAGTGAGGGAGCAGGTTAACCACTCACCGGGATGTTGTATCTGGTGCGGTACAGCGTCCTCATGGCCACGCTGGTCCCGCACAGGCAGCACTCGTTCATGTCCCCGGCCACTTGGCACCCCAGGCAGGGGAAGCAGAACATCCcgcagcagcctggcagggggAGAGATGCAGCAGCCGGTGAGGCTCTTGCCTGCCAGCCCGGCACCGACAGCACTGCCGACCCCAGCAGCAGGGGCCAGGAAAGTGGCCCGAGAGGGCTTGGGACCAAGTGCAGCACGTTACTGCAGCTGAGGGATGGGACCACCCGAGGCACTTACAGACGCCGCAGTCGGTGCAGCAGTCCATCAGCCCTGTCTGCCAAACGTTCCTTGAGGCAGCAGGCATGGACATGCTGTACTGCGGCTGCACTGTCACGACGGATGGCAAGGCCATTCTCCGTTGCTCTTCTGAAAGAgacaggaggggaaggggacagcTGGTGAAAAAACTGCGGTCGATCTTATCCCCCACTGAGCTAGTCACCATTGATTGCTCTTCAGCTGGCAGCCTTTCGCCCagctcccctgctgctgctggaggtgatAGAGCATAACCATCTTACCTGCACTTGTGTCATTTCAAGGTGTTTGCATTTTATCCAGCCTTCAAAACACATCATGTCATTGATGTTTCCCACTCCAGCCCAGAAAGGCTTCACTAGCGCTTAAACGATTTCCCTTGTGCCAAGCAGGGTTGGGCAGCGAGCCCCAGCTAAAGCCAGTGACTCGGGCATTGCAGTTGTTGAACTTGGTCTACTTTACACAAGATTACATATTTTATACACGATTGCTTCAGCACGGCTACAAAGCGTGCAGGAAGCAGCCGTGATACCACATTTCCTCGTAAGGaagccaggctccacagcagGGGGGTACAGCAGAAAACAAGTATCTCCGGTTTCTCATCACCGAGAGCCAGAAAGGCAGGAACCCAACACTACATCCCAAGCCCGAATCCCGCTCCTTGCCTGCCCATGATTAAGCAAGGTTGAGAAGGTTAAGCAACCTTGAGCAGCAGTAAGGCTCGgggctaaaaaaacccagcaacaaaCCCCCAAATATCTATGCTTCTATTCTTCCAGCCAagtaaaagacagcacaaaacattcttaaataacaattaaaaacaagttttgcCCTGAGGCCAAGTTCTTCTATGCACAAATAGATGAAaggagcagggggaaaaaaaataatcgaTAAACTTCCTGCTCACATTTGTTGAGGCTTTTTGGTACAAATCAGGGTAGCgtggtttttttcatactaGAAACAGCAGCTTGGCAAAAGCAGAAACCGAGCTGCGGGGTGGCCAGGCTCCTCCCCATCCCGCTCCGCTCCTCAGCTCAGAAGCCAGAACAGAAACTAAAACCAAGTGAGcaatgctggggggggggggggggaggggggaaaggggacGGGGGACGGACCACCGTGATGATGACCCTAATCTCATTCCTTTGGGGCAACACAGACTCCTCCAGAAATCCCACTCCCAGCTTTACCCGGCAGCGCACGCCAGCCTGCAAGCCCGGTGCGAATGCGGCCAGAGGCAGCATCCTGTATGTGTCCAGAGGGAAACTGGGAGCGTGCGATGCCTCCCAGCGCTTCCCTCCACCACCCCACCGCAATGCTGCTTTCTCTACTTTCTACTCTTTTACAAATGCACAGCATTCTGCATATGGGTAGTATTCTCATGCTTCTCTCTTAACCGCAAGCATTAATGAAGAAGCTGTAACATGAAGGTGCTTGTCACCAGCAGCACGCCCCATAAAAAAGGACAGTAAATATACAGATGGGGCAGCAATGCATAAAAGTGACTGACATCCAAGGTTCTGGCATGCCAGCAGCTCCATCCAGCACATCCTTAGAGCCTACCAGTAAACACATAAAGCTAAGCAGCCTTACTGAGAGGAATTCGGTCTTGAGCACCCAGGTAGGCAAGAAAGAGCCCAATTTAAACAGCAAAGGACCAGCCAGATTCCTTTAATACAGTCACACAATTCTGGtagcaggagaaagcagcaaagaagtAATAACCTCTCCATAATCCAGCTTTTAagcacagctttttaaaagcatcccCCTTCCCAAAGCAGCATTTACCAtctattttgctttaaattacatgctgagcagaaggaaaaaaaaaattaaaatctctgcttttgcaCTTTTACCCCACTCTTCCCATCCTAGCAAGTTTTTACTATTTCCATGCTTTAAAAGAACTAACCTTGTGGTGAGCAGCTTCTGTCGGTGCAGGCTTCCTTGCTGGCTGTGACCATGCACAGAGAGATTCTGGGGAAGATGAAACGAAACTTTCTGTTGGAGGCTTTTATTGCAGCCAGTGAGCAAGTTTTACGGTGGGAGGTAACTGTAGGGGGAGGTCGGGAGCGGTGCCCTGTCCTTATGGCTGCAGGCCTAACACATGTGCAGAgcatgtttttaattctttttctgttttcccagaaCTAAATGATAGACTGgcatttatcttttaaaaacatggttGCATGCATATTGTCTTATTTCCTTAACTCTGTGTGCACGTGGTTGTTGTTCAGGGGAGAACAGCACTGAATAATTGATGTGCATTTGTTGGGATAGATGTTATTCCAAaatttttccccaaagcagcagcatacTTCTTGGATCTCAGAGCAGGCTACATGAAGAACACCTCAGGGTGCTTTTCTTCAAGGGCTTGTGCAGACCTTTCACAACCAGGCTTGGGCAATGGTGGGTGGGCAGTGTGGCAGTGGAAGGGGGCTGTGGCAAGGGGTCCTATGGGGCCGGAACGTCCCTgtggtgcccagcacagccccagcccgtgGTGCTGGGGCTAAACAGGATGCTCTCAGCCAAGTCCAGCCACAGCTGAACCCACCGCCATCAGGAGTGGCTCCCTGTGGGTCAGCAACCTGTGGGATGACACTGTGATGGGGGGAAGCCCCAGCCCCGACTGTCCTCCTCCACTTTCATTCAGCCCCAGGTaaggaggcagcaggacagcaTGGTACCTTTGCTTTTAATCCCTTCCATCTGCAGCAAGTGTGCTCCCTGCTCCTTCTTAGGgatgcatttgcattttcatttctgaattaGTAAATACACCCCACGTGGAGGCTACAATAACCGAGCTGATGTCCCTAAGACATGATTCCCCATGTCACAAGCCATGTAGCCCAGCTACTGTAAAATTAACTGCCCTggtgggatgaggaggagaatcagaaaaaaggtaaaacttgtgggttgagataacaatttaataattgaaatgtaACAGTAATCGTGTTAGTAATAGTAGTAGCAATATAatgatgaaaaggagagagaaagagagaggaataaaacccaagggaaaaataacaagTGATGTACAATAGTTGCTCCCCACCCGCTGAGCGATGCCCacccagtcccccagcagcactcagtgcctcccagccagctcccaccAGTTTACATACTGAGCGTGATATTCTGTGGCAcaaaatatccctttggctggatgggctcagctgtcctggctctgctccctcccaccttcttgtgcccctcctcactggcagagcatgggaaacttggaAAGTCCTTGATTCAGAGTAAGCACCACTTAGCAACAACTtcacatcagtgtgttatcaacattattctcacactaaatccaaaacatagcattgtagcagctactaagaagaaatttaactctatcccagctgaaagcaggacaatGCCCCAAATATTTAACTGCTCATGCCCTGTGCAAGTCACTGACAGTTTTGGATGCATGGCCACAGTTTGTGGAGAAGCTGTGACACCAGGACAGCAGGTCTTGTTTCCCAAAATGACACACAGAGTGGGTCTGAGCGGCCACTTGCCGGGAAGCGATGTAAGTTAAAGCATCCTGCATGAAGTGCtgattctgcattttccttctgtctcacCAAGGACAAGAACAGAAGAAGGAGAAGTTCAGGTTAAAGTGCAATTTGCCAGCTTTGTCAAGAGGCCAGGATTTATTTAGGTGGAGCCTTTTTACCAACAGTGCTGATGAGATTATGGTAAATCATGTGATACATGAAATGCTCCCCTTGGCTTCCAACGGCTCCAAAGGATAACTGTGGCTGCCCCTGCTTTATTGTGGGGCTGCCTGCCTGACCCCTGGCTCGACTGTACACTCTTCctcccccacacacccccctaaaaaaaaagcattgcaagAGGCTGAGGGAATTGAGGTTTGTAAAAAGTTGTAGTTTAGCAGGTATTTTCTAGAAGAGGAGATACCTGACATCCCAACAGCTAGCTAGACTAGGCTCATGCAAAATGCCAGCTAGCCTAGGAGTCTGCTGGGGACGGAGGGAAACTGGAAACTGAAATGCATGGTTGGTATGGGAGATAACACATTATGAAAAAGCTCATCAGCaacatttaaagtattttaatagtCTGTCCTTTATTCAGAGCTGGAGTGACACTGactgtctgagcagccaggcCCTGCAAGGGCTATTCTTCTGTGGGAAAGCAGCCCACTCCCACTTGCAATCCTGACGCATCACAGTGTGACTGCCCTTTGTCACCCTGAGAAAACAGCATCACCAACATCCACCTCAGCTCGTTCCCTTCACCTGGCATTTAGGTCAGACAAAAAGCCCTGCAAAAATCTCACCAGTGAAATCCAAACACAAACTCCTGAAACTTGCAGCGAGAACATCATCACCCTCACCCCGCGCCAGCCAGGAGCACTGGGTGACTCCCACTGCAGAtgccctggctcctgcctggAGCTCACCACGGGGACCGGCCGGGCTCTGCCAGTGACTGGTGGCCACAGGCCCTTTGTGTGTGGCTTCTCTGCGTCCATGAAGTGGCCCTGTGGGGAGATGGGCAGTCGGCTGCAGAGCACACCTCTCTTAGCCACAGCAAGACAACAAAGAGCAAAACATCTCAATAGCTAGGAAGAAAGGAAACGTactaacaaaaccaaacctgtaaCGTCTTTTTCCACATGGTAAGAATAAAAATGATTTCCAAGCAGACAATGGAAAAACTTAGCTGAAATTAACATTCACCAATTAAATCTGTATTATGGTAAATGCCATTTCAATAAAGATTCAGGAATATAGATTAAAAAACCTCCCTGAccacatttttgctttctctacaaaaagcaaagcataaatTACTCAGCCTACCATTGTCTTTTACAGAGAAGTGGCAACCAGACACTAGTTGATCCCAGTTTATGCTGATATCACCCACGTGCAAACATTCCCACCTGTTCCGTGTACCATTTGAAACAACTCCATCACGCAGCTTAAAACACTACCGCAGATGAGCAAagccaccttccccagcacgCTGCCTCGTGCTCCTTGTCACACCAACCCTGGCATCTCCAGTGGCAAGGAGTGGGCTCATTTCCAGCGAGCCCACtgtgagctgggggggctgcttGGCAGAGGAGGGGGCCTGGGGGACTCTCTCCAAAGCTCTGGTCTCACCAGTTCTTTCAAGAGGCAGAGTAACAACCTCAGGGCTTCAACCGGGTTTTGTTTCAGACACAGAGAAGGGCTCCAGTGGCtgaaactgggttttttttccagatgtctGGGCTGATTCAATGGAAGAGCACCTCTCCCCCGAACCTTGCCTTCTTCTCACAACTGGGAGTGACTCAGGTGAAAGGAAACCCCCTGCAGCTACAAAagctggaggagaaaggagctgaGCAAGCGCTAGGGGAAATTTTCACAGCCCTTAGAAATACGGCTGACGGTCAGGTCCACATCtcaccaaaaccaaagcaactgCAGTTGGTGCAAGGAGAGAGCTGTTCCCTGCCCACACCTGTGCATCCCTCGTCCCTCCCACACCAGGGACACGGCACACCCTGGAGTGGGTCCACCTAGCTGACTGGtcagacagaaaacagcattgGGGTTACGGCTGGGGGGTGCATTGCCACTGGGGTCCCTGGTCCTGCAGACACCCAAACACGAGGTCCGACACACAGTGGGGAGCTCACTGCCAGGGCCCAAGGGTGTCGCAGACTTTGCAGCAGCTTGCAGCCACAGTGCCTGAGACCTGAAGGAAAGTAGCAGAAGTGGTTTCACATCCACATCTGGTCACACGCAGGCTTGGGCAAAGGTTTGTCACAAGATGCTTCACGCAGCCTGGCTGAGCTTCTGCTTCCTGCGCTTACCGTCTTGTTTTTTCTCACCATCCTTTCAGCAGTGCCACCCTTCTTCCAGGCCACTTCACCTACAGGACAATGCCTTCTGGGAATCAAACTTCATCTCAGGAGCTCAGGAAGTAAAGAACAACTAAGGTAAAAATCAACAACCAAATCAACCCTCTTGTAACTAGAGTAGTCCaacttgtttgttttgctcCTTCATTAATACCCAAACTCAAAAATTCACAGACTTGCACCTGCGCACAAGCAGAAGAGCTACCAGAAGCTGCAA contains these protein-coding regions:
- the LOC130143615 gene encoding placenta-specific gene 8 protein-like isoform X1, yielding MVTASKEACTDRSCSPQEEQRRMALPSVVTVQPQYSMSMPAASRNVWQTGLMDCCTDCGVCCCGMFCFPCLGCQVAGDMNECCLCGTSVAMRTLYRTRYNIPGSICSDFCITLWCPVCSVCQIKRDINRRREIGIFW
- the LOC130143615 gene encoding placenta-specific gene 8 protein-like isoform X2; this translates as MVTASKEACTDRSCSPQEEQRRMALPSVVTVQPQYSMSMPAASRNVWQTGLMDCCTDCGVCCCGMFCFPCLGCQVAGDMNECCLCGTSVAMRTLYRTRYNIPGSICSDFCITLWCPVCSVCQIKRDINRRREIGIF